The stretch of DNA GATGATGGCCACGCGGTCGTCAAAAGAACGCAACATCCACAAGTAGAAAACAACCACCGCCAGCACCAAAAACAGGATATTGGTGAAAATGATGACTTTCTCGGGCGGATAGACCGAAAAATCCTTGAGTTCGGTGATTTTGACAGAGAAGTCCGTGCCGGTCAACTTAAAGGCCCCACCAAGGAGATAGGGATACAGTGGTGCGTGGATGACATCAGGAGAACGCTGGATATCGCTCGGGATTGCCAGGTTTTTTTTCTCCTTGTTTTCCTTGATGATCATCGGACGGAGGAACTGGGTGCTGAAGCCGTGTCCGAGCGCGATCTGGCGGCCGATCTGGGCCAGGTCCATGGCCATGGGTTCACTCAGGCCATTGAACTGCCGGACCATGTAAAAGATCCCCAGTCCGGCCAGCAATATGATGACGGCCAATCGTAAGATCCAGCGGCGGAGGTTGCCCACCTCGAGTGCGTAAACAATGTCCTGTAGTCCCGGCATATCAGTCCCCGATTTGGTATTCGTTCAATTTGCGATGCAACGTGCGGCGGCTGATGCCCAGCAGGCGGGCCGCTTCGGTACGGTTCCCCGAGCAGGTCTGTAGTGCCTGCTGGATGGAGTGTTTTTCAATCACTTGCAGGTTGAGCGTTTCCACGGACGGGGAATTGTGTTCCATCACGGCCGAACGCAGGTCGGGAGGCAGGTCACCGGGAAGGATTTCTCTTCCACGGCACATCACCACCCCATGTTCCACGGCGGCACGCAACTGGCGCACGTTACCGGGCCAGGTGTATTGCACAAGCATATCTTCCACCCGGGGGCTGAAGTGCAGCCCGGGCTTCCCGTTCTCACGCGCGAATTCCTCCAGAAACGTCCTGGCCAGGAGGGCGATGTCGCCGGTCCGTTCGCGCAAAGGCGGGAGGTCGATGCGGACGACATTGATGCGGTAATACAGGTCCTCCCGGAAGGTCCCTTCCTTGACCATGGCCGCAAGGTCCCGGTTGGTCGCGGCAATCACCCGGACATCGACCTGGATGCGCTTGTTCCCACCGACCCTTTCAAAAGAACGCTCGCCCAGGACCCGGAGCAACTTGACCTGGATCGTGGCGTCAATTTCCCCGATCTCATCCAGGAAGATCGTGCCACCGTCCGCCTCCTCGAAGCGCCCGGTCCTCCGTTCCATCGCCCCGGTAAAGGCCCCTTTTTCGTGGCCAAAAAGCTCACTCTCCAGCAACTGGGCGGACAAGGCCGCGCAATGCACCGCCAGAAACGGGCGGGCTTTGCGCGAGCTGAGTTGGTGGAGGGCCTGGGCCACCAATTCCTTGCCTGTGCCACTCTCGCCCTGCACCAGGACAGTGGCCCGGGTGTCGGCCACCTGACGCAGGGTCTCAAAGATTTCCACCATCCGCGGCGAGCGTCCGACAAACCGTTCCAAACCGTGCTCTTTCTCGATCCGGTCGCGCAGGCGGCGGTTTTCCACCTCCACACGGCGGCCGCGCAGGGCCCGCAAGAGCATCATTTCCAGTTTGTCGATGTTGACCGGCTTGGTCACATAATCCTGCGCTCCGCGTCGCATGGCCTCGACCGCATTCTCCACCGATCCGTAGGCGGTCATCATGAAACAGACCGGTTGGTGCGGCAGGTTCTGGCACCGCTTCAACACGTCCATGCCGCTGTCCGAACCCAGTCGCAGGTCGGTCAGGACCAGGTCCACCGTCTCGGTGGTGAGCACGTTCTCCGCACCCGCCAGGTCCGGGGCCAGATAAACCTCGAAGTGGTCCGCCAAGGCACGGCGCAGCCCCTCGCGGGTGTGTTTTTCA from Candidatus Methylacidiphilales bacterium encodes:
- a CDS encoding sigma-54 dependent transcriptional regulator — its product is MSGLKPTLLIVEDEKHTREGLRRALADHFEVYLAPDLAGAENVLTTETVDLVLTDLRLGSDSGMDVLKRCQNLPHQPVCFMMTAYGSVENAVEAMRRGAQDYVTKPVNIDKLEMMLLRALRGRRVEVENRRLRDRIEKEHGLERFVGRSPRMVEIFETLRQVADTRATVLVQGESGTGKELVAQALHQLSSRKARPFLAVHCAALSAQLLESELFGHEKGAFTGAMERRTGRFEEADGGTIFLDEIGEIDATIQVKLLRVLGERSFERVGGNKRIQVDVRVIAATNRDLAAMVKEGTFREDLYYRINVVRIDLPPLRERTGDIALLARTFLEEFARENGKPGLHFSPRVEDMLVQYTWPGNVRQLRAAVEHGVVMCRGREILPGDLPPDLRSAVMEHNSPSVETLNLQVIEKHSIQQALQTCSGNRTEAARLLGISRRTLHRKLNEYQIGD